A stretch of DNA from Streptococcus sp. NPS 308:
GTACGGTCTTGCCATGCTGAAAGCTGGTACAAACTTAGCTAGCAAATCTGCTGAAGAATTGATTGATATCGATGCTAAGACCTTTGAACTCAACGGAAATAAGGTCCGTGTTGCCCAAGTAAACACAGTTGATATTGCTGAAGTCTTGGAACGTCAAGCAGAAATTGAAGCTGCAATGCAAGCGGCCAATACAGCAAATGGCTACTCTGACTTTGTCTTGATGATTACAGATATCGTTAACTCAAACTCAGAAATTTTGGCTCTTGGATCAAACATGGACAAGGTCGAAGCAGCCTTCAACTTCAAACTTGAAAACAACCATGCTTTCCTTCCAGGTGCCGTTTCACGTAAGAAACAAGTGGTGCCTCAGTTGACAGAAAGCTTTAATGGCTAATAGTCTGAGTGATAGTTGAAATGAGGAAACGTTAGTTTCCTTATAGCTAAAGGGGTTTCGGCTCCTTTTTTTCTAGGAGAGAAAGATGTTAGAAAATGGTGATTTGATTTTTGTGAAGGACCTTTCAGATATGGGGCAGGCCATCCAGGCTTCTACTGGTAACTATAGCCATGTAGCCATCTTTTTGGACGGATTGATCTACCATGCTAGTGGGCAAGCAGGTGTTATCTGTCAAGAACCAGCTGATTTTTTTGAATCAACTCATCTCTACGATCTCTATACCTACCCAGAGCTGGAAGTTGACTTGGTAAAGGAGAGAGCTAGCAAACATTTAGGTGCACCCTATAATGCCTCTTTTTATCCAGATGGGTCTGGTTTTTACTGCTCCCAGTACATCGCGGAAATTCTCCCTATTTTTGAAAGTGTTCCGATGAAATTTGGGGATGGGGAGCAGGAGATTAGTGATTTTTGGAGAGAATATTATGGGAAACTCGAACTTCCTGTGCCTCTAAACCAGCCGGGGACCAATCCCAGTCAGTTGGCAGCATCTCCTCTTTTAGAATGTAAAGAAAGGAATCTTCATGATTCAGATTTTTAATCCCTCCCGTTTAACTGGACAGTCATTTTTTATAGATTTGGTGGACTATCTTGACCGTCATGATGATGTAATCCTCCGGGAAATCAAGGCTCAGTTTCCAGATGTGGCAGTTGATAAACTGATGGAAGAGTATATAAAGGCAGGTTTAATCCTAAGGGAAAATAAACGCTATTCCCTCAATCTCCCTTTTTTAGAATCTACGGATAATTTAGCCCTTGACCAAGAAATTTTTATCAGAGAGGACAGTCCAGTCTATCAAGCTTTGCTAGAGAATACTTTTGAGACAGAATTGCGCAATCAAACCAATGCTGCCATTTTAGTCGAATCTACGGATTTTGCTAGAGAAAAGATGACCCTGTCGAATTATTTCTACAAGGTCAAGAATCAATATCCTTTGACAGAAAAACAGCAGGAACTCTATGCCATTTTGGGAGATGTCAATCCTGAGTATGCCCTCAAGTATATGACGACGTTTTTACTCAAGTTCCTCAAAAAGGACCAGCTTATGCAGAAACGGCGTGATATCTTTGTTGAGAGTTTAGTCGTCTTGGGTTATATTGTTCAAAATGAAGAAGGAAAGTATGAGTTGGCTGTTGATTTTGACAAGGAACGCTTGTCTTTCTATTTGTCTTAATTGTTTGCTTTTGAGCAGATTGTTTGACTTTGCTAAAGAATAAGCATAAACTAAATGTAAGCGATAACCATTATCGTATTAAAACAAAAGGAGACAGAGCTATGTCACTTGAAAATAAATTGGAACAAGCAACTGGTGCTATCAAAGAAGGATTTGGTAAAGTTACTGGCGATAGCAAAACTGAAGCAGAAGGTGCTGTAGAAAAAACAGTTGCCAAAGCAAAAGAAGTTGTTGAAGATGCTAAAGGTGCTGTAGAAGGTGCCGTTGAAGGTCTTAAAAACTCATTTAAGAAAGAAGACTAAAAAATCAAGGGAAAACTTCCCTTGATTTTTTGATTTTATAGGTAACGTTCTGCGACAGCTGCGTCACCAGGGTAGGATTCTTTCACTCCATTGACGATTTGGTAGCGATCAGCACCCTTACCCGCAATAATCACGGCATCTAGTTCTTGATTTGTGATGGCCATCGCTGCCTTGATGGCTTGTTCGCGATCGGCAATCTTTTCAACAGGATGACTGATATAGCTGCTGATTTCTTCCGCAATCACCATTGGATCTTCATAGTTGGGGTCATCAGCTGTGAGAAAGACTTGAATCTCAGGATGTTGATTGAGGAGGAGACCAAAGTCTTTGCGACGACTCTCCCCCTTGTTTCCAGTCGAACCGAGAACCAGAGCGATTTTTCCAGTTTGATGAGTTTCAACTACATTGATGAGTTTTTTTAGACTGTCCCCGTTGTGGGCATAGTCGATGAAGACTTTAGCACCATTTTTCTGTGTGAGGACTTCCATACGTCCAGGAACTCGGGTTGCAGCGATTCCTTTTTTGATGTCCTCTAGACTAGCACCTAGACGAAGGCAGGCAAGTCCAGCAGCG
This window harbors:
- a CDS encoding YiiX/YebB-like N1pC/P60 family cysteine hydrolase; the encoded protein is MLENGDLIFVKDLSDMGQAIQASTGNYSHVAIFLDGLIYHASGQAGVICQEPADFFESTHLYDLYTYPELEVDLVKERASKHLGAPYNASFYPDGSGFYCSQYIAEILPIFESVPMKFGDGEQEISDFWREYYGKLELPVPLNQPGTNPSQLAASPLLECKERNLHDSDF
- a CDS encoding DUF1803 domain-containing protein; this encodes MIQIFNPSRLTGQSFFIDLVDYLDRHDDVILREIKAQFPDVAVDKLMEEYIKAGLILRENKRYSLNLPFLESTDNLALDQEIFIREDSPVYQALLENTFETELRNQTNAAILVESTDFAREKMTLSNYFYKVKNQYPLTEKQQELYAILGDVNPEYALKYMTTFLLKFLKKDQLMQKRRDIFVESLVVLGYIVQNEEGKYELAVDFDKERLSFYLS
- a CDS encoding CsbD family protein; the protein is MSLENKLEQATGAIKEGFGKVTGDSKTEAEGAVEKTVAKAKEVVEDAKGAVEGAVEGLKNSFKKED